A single Marinitoga aeolica DNA region contains:
- a CDS encoding PAS domain-containing protein, whose translation MENIILKNIFKKSENAIFYWDKNLKLIKANKKAAEILGYDSVDEMIGIPYEKHIDETDEEIIKKIKNALESGKIFEIFEKKYISKNNEILWVEAHLSPLQLKNGDFIIQEIDYDLTERKKLEENIELEKEKFKQYFELSQTINVVLDSEGNIYDINKKACETLKIAKEKAIGMNWFDNFIPEDIKENIKKVFIDMVDGRIKRAESYENEIITKDGEKRIISWKNSYIKENDEVIYVISSGIDITREKKYLERIEYENIFINEFFKLSNKLLNIENNVNIFQIIIDNLIEIIPHAQAGAFVLLNDQGKYVYKAMNGYEIKYFIDVRLKNEINDLNVLEPFLVENWSKEYKYPKNEKNIFEKYGRIHEIKETLYIPLTVK comes from the coding sequence ATGGAAAACATAATTTTAAAAAACATTTTTAAAAAATCAGAAAATGCAATATTTTATTGGGATAAAAATTTAAAATTAATAAAAGCTAATAAAAAAGCAGCAGAAATACTAGGTTATGATTCTGTGGATGAAATGATAGGTATTCCGTACGAAAAACATATTGATGAAACAGATGAGGAAATTATAAAAAAAATAAAAAATGCTCTTGAAAGTGGAAAGATATTTGAAATATTCGAAAAAAAATATATTTCTAAAAATAATGAAATATTATGGGTAGAAGCCCATCTGTCTCCACTGCAACTTAAAAATGGAGACTTTATAATTCAAGAAATAGACTATGATTTAACTGAAAGAAAGAAACTTGAAGAGAATATTGAATTAGAAAAAGAAAAGTTTAAGCAATATTTCGAACTATCTCAAACAATAAATGTGGTTTTAGATAGTGAAGGGAATATTTATGATATTAATAAAAAAGCTTGTGAAACTTTAAAAATTGCTAAAGAAAAAGCTATAGGGATGAATTGGTTTGATAATTTTATTCCTGAAGATATTAAAGAAAACATAAAAAAAGTATTTATTGATATGGTAGACGGTAGAATTAAACGTGCAGAAAGTTATGAAAACGAAATTATTACAAAAGATGGTGAAAAAAGAATTATATCATGGAAAAACAGTTATATTAAAGAAAATGATGAAGTTATTTATGTAATTTCTTCTGGAATTGATATAACAAGAGAAAAAAAATATTTAGAAAGAATTGAATACGAAAATATTTTTATTAATGAGTTTTTTAAATTATCAAATAAACTATTAAACATTGAAAATAATGTAAATATATTTCAAATTATCATAGATAATCTTATAGAAATAATTCCACATGCTCAAGCAGGAGCATTTGTTCTTTTGAATGATCAAGGGAAATATGTATATAAGGCTATGAACGGATATGAAATTAAATATTTTATTGACGTTAGGTTGAAGAATGAAATAAATGATTTAAATGTTTTAGAACCTTTTTTAGTTGAGAATTGGAGTAAAGAATATAAATATCCGAAAAATGAAAAAAATATATTTGAAAAATATGGAAGAATACATGAAATTAAAGAAACATTATATATTCCTTTAACTGTTAAATGA
- the deoD gene encoding purine-nucleoside phosphorylase yields MPTPHIEVDKKGIIAETVIMPGDPLRAKFIAENFLENPVLFNKVRNMFGYTGTYKGKKISVMGSGMGMPSIGIYSYELFKFYDVQNIIRVGSCGAYSEEIDLYDVILVEESYSESTYAKVMAGIEDNILKPSEELNKKLEEAAKGLNIPVHKGRIHSSDVFYRQNFDDYKKIRDNYGCIAVEMESFALFANAQVTGKNAACLLTVSDSLVTMKATTSEERMKSFTNMMKIALEMA; encoded by the coding sequence ATACCAACACCACATATTGAAGTAGATAAAAAAGGAATTATTGCAGAGACGGTTATTATGCCAGGGGATCCATTAAGAGCAAAATTCATAGCAGAAAACTTTTTAGAAAATCCGGTTTTATTTAATAAAGTAAGAAATATGTTTGGTTATACAGGAACATATAAAGGTAAAAAGATTAGTGTAATGGGTAGCGGAATGGGTATGCCAAGTATCGGAATATACTCATATGAACTTTTTAAATTTTATGATGTTCAAAATATTATAAGAGTGGGCTCATGTGGTGCTTATTCAGAAGAAATTGATTTATATGATGTTATATTGGTTGAAGAATCATATAGCGAGTCTACATATGCTAAAGTAATGGCAGGTATTGAAGATAATATATTAAAACCATCTGAAGAATTAAATAAAAAATTAGAAGAAGCTGCAAAAGGATTAAATATTCCTGTTCATAAAGGTAGAATACACAGTTCTGATGTATTTTATAGGCAAAATTTTGATGATTACAAAAAGATAAGAGATAATTATGGTTGTATAGCAGTTGAAATGGAATCATTTGCATTATTTGCTAATGCACAAGTTACAGGAAAGAATGCAGCATGTTTGTTAACTGTCTCTGATTCATTGGTAACTATGAAAGCTACAACAAGTGAAGAAAGAATGAAATCATTTACAAATATGATGAAAATAGCTTTAGAAATGGCATAA
- a CDS encoding chromate transporter — translation MIRLFFMFFKISALALGGGYAMIPVMLKNLTAAKLLTEEEFKEILSIAQAMPGPIAFKVSWLIGKKINGIKGSIITSLGVLIPPFFSIVLVASILKKYADNNFVLTFTKGAYASLIGMVAGILYDFLKTTKTKIYDILIIILSTTIMFIYPKYTVLIFFSSIILFYFLEKGFDKDA, via the coding sequence TTGATAAGATTATTTTTTATGTTTTTTAAAATATCAGCATTGGCTCTTGGTGGCGGATATGCGATGATTCCCGTAATGCTAAAAAATTTAACTGCAGCTAAACTATTGACAGAGGAAGAGTTTAAGGAGATATTATCTATTGCTCAGGCAATGCCGGGTCCAATTGCTTTTAAAGTATCATGGTTAATAGGAAAAAAAATAAATGGAATAAAGGGTTCGATAATAACTTCTTTAGGTGTATTAATTCCTCCCTTTTTTAGTATAGTTTTAGTAGCATCAATATTAAAAAAATATGCCGATAATAATTTTGTATTAACCTTTACAAAAGGAGCTTATGCTTCATTGATAGGAATGGTTGCCGGAATTTTATATGATTTTCTAAAAACCACCAAAACCAAAATATATGACATATTAATTATCATATTATCGACTACAATAATGTTTATTTATCCAAAATATACAGTATTAATATTTTTTTCTTCTATAATACTTTTTTACTTCTTAGAAAAAGGATTTGATAAAGATGCTTAA
- a CDS encoding chromate transporter has translation MLKMILLFFQIGFISFGGGWASLGIIKQLILENNLLTETALQQAISISQMTPGPVAVNLATYIGYLKYGLLGATLNTIFLVIPAIIYYYIAKWLLSKLKLNRKNIMQSLKLGTIILISMTFLSVLKPVLLVKDFGSIIIAIYALILFTKTKLDPIYIILSSAIIGMILFSII, from the coding sequence ATGCTTAAAATGATATTATTATTTTTTCAAATAGGTTTTATTTCTTTTGGTGGTGGATGGGCATCATTAGGAATTATAAAACAATTGATATTGGAAAATAATTTATTAACAGAAACAGCTTTACAACAGGCTATTTCTATATCCCAAATGACTCCTGGACCTGTTGCAGTAAATCTTGCAACATACATTGGATATTTAAAATATGGTTTGTTGGGAGCAACATTAAACACGATTTTTTTGGTTATTCCTGCAATAATATATTATTATATAGCAAAATGGCTTTTATCAAAACTCAAATTAAATAGGAAAAATATTATGCAGTCTTTAAAATTAGGAACGATAATTCTTATCTCAATGACATTTTTATCAGTATTAAAACCTGTTTTACTTGTAAAAGATTTTGGAAGTATTATTATAGCTATATACGCATTAATACTATTTACAAAAACAAAATTAGATCCTATTTATATAATATTGAGTTCTGCGATAATAGGAATGATACTTTTTTCTATTATATAA
- a CDS encoding bifunctional 5,10-methylenetetrahydrofolate dehydrogenase/5,10-methenyltetrahydrofolate cyclohydrolase — protein MIISIDSLAEKIRNNIINISTKHKLKLVSVALEPDKATLAYLNSQRNLSKKLNINYEIIKTNSKEELIETIKKLNDNRNVNGIFLSQPLPFDSHEVSIYIDPKKDVEGITPHNLGNLIYGKSIFKPCTADSVVRILNNFTEIDGKRVAVIGRSVIVGMPVSVMLASKENNATVTICHSHTKNIKEITLNSDIIVAAVGHPEFITKDMVRENSIIIDVGINVVNGKIVGDVEKSVRDIAHVTEVPGGVGEITSLILFENLTKTILYK, from the coding sequence ATGATTATTTCAATAGATTCGCTAGCAGAAAAAATAAGAAATAATATTATTAATATTTCAACAAAACATAAATTAAAATTAGTTAGTGTGGCTTTAGAACCAGACAAAGCCACACTTGCTTATTTAAACTCACAAAGGAACTTATCTAAGAAATTGAATATTAATTATGAAATAATAAAAACGAATTCAAAAGAAGAGTTGATAGAAACTATAAAAAAGTTAAATGATAATAGGAACGTAAACGGGATTTTTTTATCTCAACCGTTGCCTTTTGATTCTCATGAAGTATCTATATATATTGATCCTAAAAAAGATGTAGAAGGGATAACTCCCCATAATTTAGGAAATCTTATATATGGAAAATCTATATTTAAACCATGTACAGCAGATTCTGTTGTGAGAATATTGAATAATTTTACTGAGATTGATGGAAAGAGAGTTGCTGTAATTGGTAGAAGTGTGATAGTTGGAATGCCAGTTTCTGTGATGTTAGCAAGTAAGGAAAATAATGCGACTGTGACTATATGTCATAGTCATACTAAAAATATAAAAGAAATTACATTAAATTCAGACATCATAGTTGCTGCTGTAGGACATCCTGAATTTATTACAAAAGATATGGTTAGAGAAAATTCTATAATAATTGATGTTGGTATAAATGTTGTTAATGGAAAAATTGTTGGTGATGTTGAAAAATCCGTGAGAGATATTGCTCATGTAACTGAAGTTCCAGGTGGAGTTGGTGAAATAACCTCACTAATTCTATTCGAAAATCTCACAAAAACCATTTTATATAAATAA
- a CDS encoding formate--tetrahydrofolate ligase → MLNDIEIAKNAKMEKIIKIAENINIKGEYIHQCGNHIAKISHHYLKELHHKKNGKLILVTAINPTPAGEGKTTTSIGLSMAINKLGKKSIVTLREPSLGPVMGVKGGAAGGGYAQVLPMEDINLHFTGDIHAVTTAHNLVSAVIDAHIKYGNELDIDPTRIYWKRAMDMNDRALREIVIALGGHSNGAPREDGFIITAASEIMAVLCLAEDIPDLKRRLQNIVVARTRKGKPVTIGDLKIEGALAAVLKNALDPNLVQTIENTPALIHGGPFANIAHGTNSLIATKMALKLSDYVVTESGFGADLGAEKFLDFVSPTAGFKPDAIVLVATIRALKYNGGTKDFNEENIDALRNGIANLRVHIENLQKFGIPIVVALNKFDTDTDAEINYVVDFVENMNVPISINEAYYKGSEGALDLAEKVIKATEIKSELNTIYNWHDPLEVKIMKLAKEIYRAKHVDYEMAARSKMKFLKKYGYDHLPVIVAKTQYSISDNPKKLGAPSNYNFTIRDFELSAGAGFIVALAGEIMRMPGLPKHSNAEKIDVDAKGNITGLF, encoded by the coding sequence ATGCTTAACGATATTGAAATTGCAAAAAACGCGAAAATGGAAAAAATCATTAAAATAGCAGAGAATATAAATATTAAAGGAGAATATATACATCAGTGTGGAAATCATATTGCAAAAATATCTCATCATTATTTAAAAGAATTGCACCATAAAAAAAATGGGAAATTAATTCTTGTTACAGCTATTAATCCTACACCAGCTGGTGAGGGTAAAACAACAACAAGTATCGGATTATCGATGGCAATTAATAAATTAGGGAAAAAATCTATAGTTACATTAAGAGAACCCTCATTGGGTCCTGTTATGGGAGTAAAAGGTGGTGCTGCTGGAGGCGGTTATGCACAGGTATTGCCTATGGAAGATATAAATTTACACTTTACTGGTGATATTCATGCTGTTACCACAGCTCATAACCTCGTATCTGCTGTTATTGACGCTCATATAAAATATGGTAATGAACTTGATATTGATCCAACAAGGATTTACTGGAAAAGAGCTATGGATATGAATGATAGAGCTTTACGAGAAATAGTAATTGCTCTTGGTGGGCACTCTAATGGTGCTCCAAGAGAAGATGGATTTATAATTACAGCTGCTTCTGAAATAATGGCAGTGCTATGTTTAGCAGAAGATATTCCTGATTTAAAAAGAAGATTACAAAATATTGTTGTAGCTAGAACAAGAAAAGGAAAACCAGTAACAATAGGAGATTTAAAAATTGAAGGTGCTTTAGCAGCTGTATTAAAAAATGCGCTCGATCCTAATTTGGTTCAAACAATAGAAAATACTCCTGCACTTATACATGGGGGTCCATTTGCTAATATTGCACATGGTACAAATTCATTAATTGCTACTAAAATGGCTTTGAAGTTATCAGATTATGTTGTTACTGAAAGTGGTTTTGGTGCAGATTTGGGTGCAGAGAAATTCCTGGATTTTGTATCTCCTACTGCAGGCTTCAAACCAGATGCAATTGTTTTAGTTGCCACTATTAGAGCCTTAAAATATAATGGTGGAACTAAAGATTTTAATGAAGAAAATATCGATGCATTAAGAAATGGTATAGCAAATTTAAGAGTACATATTGAAAACTTACAAAAATTTGGTATTCCAATAGTTGTTGCTCTTAATAAATTTGATACAGACACAGATGCGGAGATAAATTACGTAGTAGATTTTGTAGAAAATATGAATGTGCCTATTTCTATAAACGAAGCATATTACAAGGGTTCAGAAGGTGCATTGGATTTAGCAGAAAAAGTTATAAAAGCTACTGAAATTAAAAGCGAATTAAATACTATATATAATTGGCATGATCCTTTAGAAGTCAAAATTATGAAATTAGCTAAAGAAATATATAGAGCAAAACATGTTGATTATGAAATGGCTGCTAGAAGCAAAATGAAATTCCTAAAAAAATATGGATATGATCATTTACCAGTAATTGTAGCTAAAACACAATATTCAATCTCTGATAATCCTAAAAAATTAGGTGCTCCATCAAATTATAATTTCACAATCAGAGATTTTGAATTATCCGCTGGTGCAGGATTCATAGTTGCGCTAGCTGGAGAAATTATGAGAATGCCCGGATTACCAAAACATTCAAATGCAGAAAAAATAGATGTGGATGCTAAAGGTAATATCACTGGATTATTCTGA
- a CDS encoding methyl-accepting chemotaxis protein has translation MKIELKYSFLISIIFTVAISTMFYLSYVIFSNIIREDMKNEYLSSISGIVIGLKNNFNSINETNFNERFGNGGKGYYYILDENGNVVFHSDKTKVGINILEDAKLSDLWEYMKKNEKGVYEYVYENEKRYVAFSKFNFNAFTYYFAHAVKESELFSGLRKSRNTLIFILIIFIVIVYILSFVISKAIGKEFKKQIKTIEEFTTNVSSYIAENSSAASEIESVANNTQTNVEKLDELIQNFSSSVEEGRSELNATLMNMKEFFSNIQSMNQMTLKIAEFINNLSSLNDKIKDISDTVSILSINSSIETSKENIDKEGISKIADLINELATDARNTSRNSENVLKEIENSITSNVLLSEKISKELVNVENSLDSISQVVENFAENVDSLTGFSHTTRLSMNEVLEGIKQTSEALSEIKVNLDKLLNLAKIAED, from the coding sequence ATGAAAATTGAATTAAAGTACTCTTTTTTGATTTCAATAATTTTTACAGTAGCAATAAGCACTATGTTTTATTTATCATATGTTATATTTTCTAATATTATAAGAGAGGATATGAAAAATGAATATTTATCATCAATAAGTGGAATAGTTATAGGATTAAAAAATAACTTTAATAGTATTAATGAAACAAATTTTAATGAAAGATTTGGTAATGGAGGAAAGGGTTATTACTATATTTTAGATGAAAATGGCAATGTGGTTTTTCATTCTGATAAAACAAAAGTGGGTATCAATATTCTTGAAGATGCTAAATTATCTGATCTTTGGGAATATATGAAAAAAAATGAAAAAGGTGTTTATGAATATGTATATGAAAACGAAAAAAGGTATGTTGCTTTTTCTAAATTTAATTTTAACGCTTTTACATATTATTTTGCTCACGCTGTAAAAGAATCTGAACTATTTAGTGGATTAAGAAAATCCAGGAACACTTTAATTTTTATATTAATTATATTTATTGTAATTGTTTATATTTTATCTTTTGTTATTAGTAAAGCGATAGGAAAAGAATTTAAAAAACAAATAAAAACTATTGAGGAATTTACAACAAATGTTTCATCATATATTGCAGAAAACAGCTCAGCAGCTAGTGAAATAGAATCAGTTGCAAATAATACGCAGACTAATGTTGAAAAATTAGATGAATTAATACAAAACTTTTCTTCTTCAGTTGAAGAAGGAAGAAGTGAATTAAACGCTACATTGATGAATATGAAAGAATTTTTTTCAAATATTCAATCTATGAATCAAATGACTTTAAAAATAGCTGAATTTATCAACAATTTATCTTCATTAAATGATAAGATAAAAGATATTTCCGATACAGTTTCCATTTTATCAATTAACTCATCAATTGAAACAAGTAAAGAAAATATTGATAAGGAAGGAATATCGAAAATAGCAGATCTTATTAATGAATTAGCAACTGATGCAAGAAATACATCTAGAAATTCAGAAAATGTTTTAAAAGAAATAGAAAATAGTATTACTTCAAATGTATTGCTTTCAGAAAAAATTTCAAAAGAATTAGTAAATGTAGAAAATTCATTAGATTCTATTTCTCAAGTTGTAGAAAATTTCGCTGAAAATGTTGATTCTTTAACAGGATTTTCTCATACAACAAGATTATCAATGAATGAAGTTTTAGAAGGTATTAAACAAACTTCAGAAGCATTAAGCGAAATAAAAGTAAATTTAGATAAATTGTTAAATTTAGCCAAAATAGCTGAAGATTAA
- a CDS encoding GGDEF domain-containing response regulator: MKKVLIIDDSVSWREFLKKSISELGYEVQVAEDGLDGLNKFFDFLPDIIISDYVMPKMNGVHLCRFLRSYSSFSNVGILILTGANESINEFWAKKSGANMFLRKDIKPDELVRKINEFIESSNFSIEWTREFYKFRINPFSELVDILEETLKMEVLKSTILDLVDKVNDEEFVMNNLYLLFKEFFSFKGLHILLLSTSAGRVYSFSKEEKYSQNSIRNFLFSNLIRPITPTEWFFKGEFNEKNTNTPVDFLSFNIMHENNDLGIIVFDGVENKNNLLYYMNFLNDSVGILFKTLSVFLDYRTASERDGLTNLYNKKVITEKLSDLITSFKRKNFDLSIAMIDIDDFKQVNDNYGHLAGDKVLKIFSDILVSEMRENDFIGRYGGEEFLVIMPGTNCHEAKLALERALESIRNYNWKKLGIIKPITFSGGICCNYIGKSLTEFINDADKALYLAKKLGKNRIITGEELK; encoded by the coding sequence ATGAAAAAAGTTTTGATAATTGATGATAGCGTATCGTGGAGAGAGTTTTTAAAAAAGTCTATATCAGAATTAGGTTATGAAGTTCAAGTAGCAGAAGATGGTTTAGATGGTTTAAATAAATTTTTTGATTTTTTACCTGATATAATTATTTCAGATTATGTTATGCCTAAAATGAATGGTGTGCATTTATGCAGATTTCTAAGAAGTTATAGTTCTTTTTCGAATGTTGGTATTTTGATATTAACAGGTGCTAATGAGTCAATAAATGAATTTTGGGCCAAAAAAAGTGGAGCCAACATGTTTTTAAGAAAAGATATAAAACCAGATGAATTAGTAAGAAAGATAAATGAATTTATAGAAAGTAGTAATTTTTCAATTGAATGGACAAGAGAATTTTATAAATTCAGAATTAATCCTTTTAGTGAATTAGTAGATATATTAGAGGAAACATTAAAGATGGAAGTGTTAAAATCTACTATTTTAGATCTTGTAGATAAAGTGAATGATGAAGAATTTGTAATGAATAATTTATACCTTTTATTTAAAGAATTTTTTTCATTTAAAGGACTACATATATTATTACTTTCAACAAGTGCAGGTAGAGTGTATTCTTTTTCAAAAGAGGAAAAATATTCACAAAATAGTATAAGGAATTTTTTATTTTCTAATTTAATTAGGCCAATAACACCTACTGAATGGTTTTTTAAAGGTGAATTTAATGAAAAAAATACAAACACTCCTGTTGATTTCTTATCATTTAATATTATGCATGAAAATAATGATTTGGGAATAATAGTTTTTGATGGCGTTGAAAATAAAAATAATTTATTATATTATATGAATTTTCTAAATGATTCGGTTGGTATTTTATTTAAAACATTAAGTGTCTTTCTTGATTATAGAACAGCTTCTGAAAGAGATGGATTAACTAATTTATATAATAAAAAAGTTATAACAGAAAAATTAAGTGATTTAATAACCTCATTTAAAAGAAAAAATTTTGATTTATCAATAGCAATGATAGATATTGATGATTTTAAACAAGTAAATGATAATTATGGACATTTAGCGGGGGATAAAGTATTAAAGATATTCTCGGACATTTTAGTTTCTGAAATGAGGGAAAATGATTTTATTGGTAGATATGGCGGTGAAGAGTTTTTAGTTATAATGCCCGGAACAAATTGCCATGAAGCAAAATTAGCCTTAGAAAGAGCATTAGAAAGTATTAGAAATTATAATTGGAAGAAATTAGGGATAATAAAACCAATTACATTTAGTGGAGGTATATGTTGTAATTACATAGGAAAAAGTTTAACTGAATTTATAAATGATGCGGATAAAGCATTATATTTAGCAAAAAAATTGGGGAAAAATAGAATAATTACAGGGGAGGAATTAAAATGA
- a CDS encoding chemotaxis protein CheB: protein MGASAGGPQALKVLFNFNTQLKYPIILAMHNLENQTDNFKRYIYSISKQNVHIVDKLTVLDKGIYIPQGGKDLIFFSESTIAVDKKSDVVSPSINHLFTSLTPYADINTYVFLLGGLGNDGTDGLIKLENTNANIYIQKDAQFPYMTKSAMSELERYNLKTLKELNGLLLSLNKKVVR from the coding sequence GTGGGTGCATCTGCTGGGGGACCACAAGCTTTAAAAGTATTATTTAATTTTAATACACAATTAAAATATCCTATTATTCTAGCAATGCACAATTTGGAAAATCAAACTGATAATTTTAAAAGATATATATATAGTATTTCTAAACAAAATGTACATATTGTAGATAAATTAACTGTTTTAGATAAAGGAATATATATTCCTCAAGGTGGGAAAGATTTGATATTTTTTAGTGAATCTACAATTGCAGTAGACAAAAAAAGTGATGTAGTTTCACCATCTATTAACCATCTTTTTACTAGTTTAACTCCATATGCAGATATTAATACATATGTATTTTTACTTGGTGGATTAGGAAATGATGGAACAGATGGTTTAATAAAATTAGAAAATACAAATGCAAATATTTATATTCAAAAAGATGCACAATTTCCATATATGACAAAAAGTGCAATGAGTGAACTAGAACGATATAATTTAAAAACATTAAAAGAACTTAATGGATTATTATTATCATTAAATAAGAAGGTGGTAAGATGA
- a CDS encoding response regulator has product MEFMDIYFAEMEEKLNEAIDLMKKYLQLHDPVIVKDLYRIYHTLKGSAGLVGLPKIGEFMHKLESAFKEKLNEDLDEEFIARVIKISTEIINKKNDLTDEEVNYFESILNGEISLKEGTVGNIESEKISVELLEKFYERILKLENNLINKNYTIALKEAKNLRFYTQNLIEENKFISIYNIIKSFENLVFQEAVFNKKKVNLNIEVENTKIEKDDAESLKDVLVHLIKNSIAHGIESPKERKEKGKNEVGNISVKSYIKNDFIYLEVIDDGKGIDLEKVKEKAEKLGYSNVDPLEVIFYSGFSTKDSADQSSGRGVGLDSVKAFAEAKGGFVKLETTKDKGSKFIISFKTKITSKKVLVIKRSDNIFSVDSNDIKEVINKIEVIDGKINYGNKLLDIIDYGNGTIKFAVITKNNRAIIADEIIGHFEAFISPYNFNEIVGFAKNIFSFPIPIISPEKALSKEENIDINKKTVLVLDDSVLTRFVISRMIKNNGYNVIEAETGEEAIKKKGYDVAIVDVELPGINGYEVVKHIKKENKDIPVIMLSTKSSTEDIKKGLDSGANAYVVKGENTEKILNLLNKFLRG; this is encoded by the coding sequence ATGGAATTTATGGATATTTATTTTGCTGAAATGGAAGAAAAGCTAAATGAGGCCATAGATTTGATGAAAAAATATCTTCAGTTACATGATCCTGTAATTGTTAAGGATTTATATAGAATTTATCATACTTTAAAAGGTTCTGCAGGGTTAGTTGGATTACCTAAAATTGGAGAGTTTATGCATAAATTAGAATCAGCTTTTAAAGAAAAGCTGAATGAAGATTTAGACGAAGAATTTATTGCTAGAGTTATAAAAATTTCTACAGAAATAATAAATAAGAAGAATGATTTAACTGATGAAGAAGTAAATTATTTTGAATCTATTTTAAATGGAGAAATCAGTTTAAAAGAAGGCACTGTAGGTAATATAGAATCAGAAAAGATATCTGTCGAATTATTAGAAAAATTTTATGAAAGAATATTAAAGTTAGAAAATAATTTAATAAATAAGAATTATACAATTGCTTTAAAAGAAGCAAAAAATTTGAGATTTTATACTCAAAATTTAATTGAAGAAAATAAATTTATATCTATATATAATATAATAAAAAGTTTTGAGAATTTAGTTTTTCAAGAGGCAGTTTTTAATAAGAAAAAAGTAAATTTAAATATAGAAGTTGAAAATACTAAGATAGAAAAAGATGATGCAGAAAGTCTTAAAGATGTTTTGGTTCATTTAATAAAAAATTCTATTGCACATGGCATAGAATCACCCAAAGAAAGAAAAGAAAAAGGGAAAAATGAAGTTGGTAATATATCAGTAAAAAGTTATATTAAAAATGATTTTATATATTTAGAAGTAATTGATGATGGTAAAGGTATAGATTTAGAAAAAGTTAAAGAAAAAGCGGAAAAATTAGGTTATTCTAATGTTGATCCATTAGAGGTTATTTTTTACTCAGGTTTTTCTACTAAAGATAGTGCAGATCAATCATCAGGTAGAGGAGTTGGGCTTGATTCTGTAAAAGCATTTGCGGAAGCAAAAGGTGGTTTTGTGAAATTAGAAACTACAAAAGATAAAGGTTCAAAGTTTATAATTTCCTTTAAAACAAAAATAACCTCTAAAAAGGTATTGGTTATAAAAAGAAGTGATAATATATTCTCTGTAGATTCAAATGATATAAAAGAAGTTATTAATAAAATAGAAGTAATTGATGGGAAAATAAATTATGGAAATAAACTGTTGGATATAATAGATTATGGAAATGGAACAATTAAGTTTGCTGTTATAACGAAAAATAATAGAGCTATTATTGCAGATGAAATTATAGGCCATTTTGAAGCGTTTATTTCTCCATATAATTTTAATGAAATCGTGGGATTTGCTAAAAATATTTTTTCATTTCCAATTCCTATTATTTCTCCAGAAAAAGCATTGTCTAAAGAAGAAAATATTGATATTAACAAGAAAACTGTTTTAGTATTAGATGATTCTGTACTCACAAGATTCGTTATATCTAGGATGATAAAAAACAATGGATATAATGTTATCGAAGCTGAAACAGGGGAAGAAGCTATTAAGAAAAAGGGGTATGATGTAGCTATTGTAGATGTTGAGCTTCCAGGAATAAATGGTTATGAAGTTGTAAAGCATATAAAAAAAGAAAATAAGGATATACCTGTTATAATGCTTTCTACTAAATCATCTACAGAAGATATTAAAAAAGGTCTTGATTCTGGAGCTAATGCATATGTAGTTAAAGGAGAAAATACAGAAAAAATATTAAATCTTTTGAATAAATTTTTAAGGGGATGA